The following proteins are encoded in a genomic region of Oncorhynchus kisutch isolate 150728-3 linkage group LG18, Okis_V2, whole genome shotgun sequence:
- the pex2 gene encoding peroxisome biogenesis factor 2, with translation MASTGGAHPPPEGGSGPDPQTPVLRINQLDAFELDSALDQLVWNQFSQCFQHFRPGLLTPVEPELKALLQLLLWRFTVYPNSATVGQSMMNLRYHNTLSLSQRYRTLSRRQRLGLALLTVGPRWLMERSHSLLLSLGLGLGGSPPANGGLRLGLRRVLSLITGLTQVANLINFLVFLRKGRHPSLTERILGIRAVFTKPQAVRDAAFQYMNRELLWHGFAEFLIFLLPLVNMRKIKTTMYSLLYPLGVGEGGEEGVREGSVVWKECALCGEWPTMPHMVGCGHVFCYYCVKSHSIADAYLTCPKCGVEVGEAKAVKLQIEITDIHAR, from the exons ATGG CTTCTACCGGTGGAGCCCATCCCCCACCAGAGGGAGGTTCAGGTCCAGACCCTCAGACTCCTGTCTTGAGGATCAACCAGCTGGATGCCTTTGAGCTGGACTCTGCTCTGGACCAGCTGGTGTGGAACCAGTTCTCCCAGTGTTTCCAACACTTCCGCCCAGGCCTGCTCACTCCCGTGGAGCCTGAACTCAAGgccctgctccagctccttctctGGAGGTTCACAGTCTACCCCAACAGTGCTACGGTGGGCCAGTCTATGATGAACCTCCGTTACCACAACACTCTGTCACTATCCCAGCGCTACAGGACCCTGAGCAGGAGACAGAGGCTGGGCCTGGCCCTGCTGACAGTCGGCCCCCGCTGGCTGATGGAGCGATCCCACAGCTTGCTCCTCTCcctggggttggggctggggggCAGTCCCCCGGCCAATGGAGGTCTGCGTCTGGGACTGCGTCGAGTTCTTTCTCTGATCACCGGCCTTACCCAG GTAGCCAATCTGATCAACTTCCTGGTGTTCCTGAGGAAGGGGCGCCACCCATCTCTGACAGAAAGGATCCTGGGTATCCGTGCGGTGTTCACTAAGCCCCAGGCGGTCCGGGATGCAGCCTTCCAGTACATGAATAGAGAGCTGCTGTGGCACGGCTTCGCTGagttcctcatcttcctcctccctctagtCAACATGAGGAAGATCAAGACAACCATGTATTCACTTCTCTACCCCCTAGGAGtgggtgagggaggggaggagggggtgagagagggctCAGTGGTTTGGAAGGAGTGTGCTCTGTGTGGGGAGTGGCCTACCATGCCTCACATGGTAGGTTGTGGTCATGTGTTCTGTTACTACTGCGTCAAGAGTCACTCCATCGCCGACGCCTACCTGACATGTCCTAAGTGTGGCGTAGAAGTCGGGGAGGCAAAGGCTGTCAAACTGCAGATCGAGATTACTGACATCCACGCTAGATGA